Proteins encoded within one genomic window of Alteribacter populi:
- a CDS encoding efflux RND transporter permease subunit — MKVTKFSIKRPIFTIVTMVLFLLLGAISLTNIPLKLMPDIDPPIGAVVTSYQNAGPEEVLDNVSQPLENSLSTVEGLNNISSISMEGASMTVLEFSWDTSIDDVENDIISGMNQAQLPDGAGSPSFMKFDPSQMPIIQMSLSSADDDNLSELADDLSMELSKLEGIASIDITGEEVDEIVIELDQYALEDYGLDQSDVVSAVQAHNITSPGGMVQSGDLEYTTRVLFEINSIDDIEGTVLTVDETTGDEITVADVADVELVAENTEAITRTNQEPAIMMSVQQQSDANLAQVSTVFNDRLHELLDEDKYSDLDVALLFDQGEYVEEAVSSVSVALILGGIFAILVLFGFLRNVKTPLIIGIAIPFSVIVTFVLIYFTNLSLNIMTLGGLALGIGMLVDNAIVVIENIYRHLSMKKDPKSAALDGTKEVGGAITASTLTTISVFLPVVFISGIVGDIFMEFALSVSFSLLASLAVALTVVPMIASRILKAPKENVEEKRQQSKFIQIVSNSIKWSLKHRFGVLAITFLLLVAGAVGVSQVGVEFIPDTDEGFFQIDIETERGTPLEETLSEVESIEEVLDDESDILHYMSTAGSSGAEGAVFGGSGSHEASIFITMAPLNERNVSTLDFADSIRRDVERAAPDAEVSVQQQAMMGGAPNTVTFNVTDADPTRLEEVVFEITDEFEDMSEFNEVTNDLTETVTEIQFVVDDEAAREHGFVPAQIAQMVNEKMNGALATQIVTDQNDIYEVHVRYGDEFTSTIDDVEDLLLRSQTGEYVPLSDVVEVVEGEGPVTINRINQESAVQFTLQYGNEYNLGEMSQLVQSTIDDLDIPSETSVNYTGDQEMMEDAMSELTLAFLLALVFVYLVLAAQFESFRYPLVIMFSVPLVIIGVALGLTFTLTPLSVMAFIGLIVLAGIVVNNAIVLVDYINKMKESGMRSYDAIVEGVKHRARPILMTSLTTILGLVPLALGVGEGSEIQQPMAITVIGGLISSTFLTLIFIPVIYSFFDRETRNLNRKYVTPDGQFIPAYLIDEKYSKDEEVGRRNLPTNNQEHYLDEGTDRYDTYYEISEQQYGEESDVIEQNEHEETVEYDDNEQSIEQTLDKEKNNISRDELLGLLEDVLNKDRNNRKKDE, encoded by the coding sequence ATGAAAGTAACCAAGTTTTCGATCAAAAGACCGATTTTTACAATTGTAACGATGGTTTTATTTTTACTTTTAGGAGCGATCTCGTTAACGAATATTCCGTTAAAGCTCATGCCGGATATTGATCCGCCGATAGGGGCTGTTGTGACAAGTTATCAAAATGCAGGACCTGAGGAAGTGCTTGATAATGTTTCACAGCCATTAGAGAACAGTTTATCTACCGTTGAAGGGTTAAATAACATTAGCTCTATTTCAATGGAAGGGGCATCCATGACGGTCTTAGAGTTTTCATGGGATACATCGATTGATGATGTCGAGAATGATATCATTAGCGGAATGAATCAAGCGCAATTACCAGATGGCGCTGGATCGCCCTCATTTATGAAGTTTGATCCATCTCAAATGCCAATCATTCAAATGTCACTTTCATCGGCTGATGATGACAACTTGAGTGAATTAGCGGATGATTTATCGATGGAGCTATCGAAGTTAGAAGGGATTGCCTCGATTGATATTACTGGTGAAGAAGTAGATGAAATCGTCATTGAATTAGATCAGTATGCATTAGAAGACTACGGACTGGATCAATCAGATGTTGTTTCTGCGGTTCAAGCTCATAATATAACATCACCAGGTGGTATGGTTCAAAGTGGTGACTTAGAGTATACGACGCGCGTTTTATTTGAAATAAACAGTATTGATGATATTGAAGGCACGGTCCTCACAGTGGACGAGACAACGGGTGATGAAATTACAGTGGCTGATGTTGCTGATGTTGAATTAGTAGCAGAAAATACAGAAGCTATTACTCGGACAAATCAGGAACCAGCGATCATGATGAGTGTTCAGCAGCAATCTGATGCCAACTTGGCTCAAGTTTCCACTGTATTTAATGATCGTTTACATGAGCTTTTAGATGAAGATAAATACAGTGACTTAGATGTAGCTCTCCTTTTTGACCAAGGGGAGTATGTGGAAGAGGCGGTTTCGAGTGTCTCAGTGGCATTAATTTTAGGTGGAATTTTTGCGATTCTTGTTTTATTTGGCTTTTTAAGAAATGTAAAAACACCACTTATTATCGGCATTGCCATTCCATTTTCGGTGATTGTCACCTTTGTATTAATTTACTTCACGAATCTTTCTTTAAACATTATGACTCTGGGTGGCTTAGCTTTAGGGATAGGGATGTTAGTCGATAACGCCATTGTCGTTATTGAGAATATATATCGGCATCTGTCTATGAAAAAAGATCCTAAGTCAGCGGCTCTCGATGGAACAAAAGAAGTTGGTGGAGCGATTACGGCATCGACGTTAACGACGATCTCTGTTTTCCTGCCAGTCGTCTTTATTTCTGGTATTGTCGGAGATATTTTTATGGAGTTTGCGTTAAGTGTCTCCTTTAGTTTATTAGCTTCTCTTGCAGTGGCATTAACGGTCGTTCCGATGATTGCTAGCAGGATTTTAAAAGCGCCAAAAGAAAATGTTGAAGAAAAGCGCCAGCAAAGCAAGTTTATCCAAATCGTAAGCAACTCAATTAAATGGTCGCTAAAGCACCGTTTCGGAGTATTAGCCATTACATTTTTATTATTAGTTGCTGGAGCAGTTGGGGTTTCACAAGTCGGAGTTGAATTTATTCCTGACACAGACGAAGGTTTCTTCCAAATTGATATAGAAACAGAACGTGGAACGCCGCTCGAGGAGACTCTATCTGAGGTTGAGAGTATAGAAGAAGTTCTCGATGACGAAAGTGATATTTTACATTATATGAGTACGGCTGGTTCAAGTGGTGCAGAAGGTGCAGTGTTTGGCGGATCTGGTTCTCATGAAGCATCGATTTTTATCACAATGGCTCCTTTAAACGAGAGAAACGTTTCGACGCTCGATTTTGCTGATTCTATTCGCAGAGATGTAGAGCGCGCAGCACCTGATGCAGAAGTTTCGGTACAACAGCAAGCAATGATGGGTGGAGCACCAAATACGGTTACGTTTAACGTAACAGATGCTGACCCGACAAGACTAGAAGAGGTCGTTTTTGAAATCACCGATGAATTTGAAGATATGAGTGAATTCAATGAAGTCACAAATGATTTGACGGAGACGGTAACCGAAATACAGTTTGTTGTCGATGATGAAGCAGCAAGAGAACATGGCTTTGTTCCTGCACAAATTGCTCAAATGGTCAATGAAAAAATGAATGGTGCTCTTGCCACTCAAATCGTCACGGATCAAAATGATATTTATGAAGTCCATGTACGATACGGAGACGAATTCACGAGTACAATTGACGATGTGGAAGACTTATTACTCCGAAGTCAAACAGGGGAATATGTACCACTAAGTGACGTTGTCGAAGTAGTCGAAGGTGAAGGTCCGGTAACCATTAATCGGATTAACCAGGAATCTGCTGTACAATTTACGCTGCAATATGGAAATGAGTACAATTTAGGGGAAATGTCTCAGCTTGTCCAGTCAACGATTGATGACCTGGATATCCCAAGTGAAACATCGGTTAATTACACTGGGGACCAGGAAATGATGGAAGATGCGATGAGTGAATTAACGCTAGCATTTTTGCTTGCTCTCGTATTTGTTTATTTAGTCCTGGCAGCACAATTTGAGTCATTCAGATACCCACTTGTGATCATGTTCAGTGTCCCATTAGTGATCATTGGTGTCGCATTAGGGTTAACATTCACCTTAACTCCATTAAGTGTGATGGCGTTCATTGGCTTAATTGTCCTCGCTGGTATCGTCGTCAATAATGCGATTGTGTTAGTCGATTACATTAATAAAATGAAAGAATCCGGTATGCGTAGTTATGATGCCATTGTCGAAGGTGTAAAACATCGTGCCAGACCAATCTTAATGACATCATTAACAACGATTTTAGGTTTAGTTCCATTAGCTTTAGGGGTAGGTGAAGGTTCAGAAATCCAACAACCAATGGCTATCACAGTAATTGGTGGATTAATTAGTTCAACCTTCTTAACACTTATCTTCATTCCGGTTATCTACAGCTTCTTTGATCGTGAAACGAGAAACTTAAACCGTAAATATGTGACACCGGACGGGCAGTTCATACCAGCCTATTTAATTGATGAAAAGTATTCGAAAGATGAAGAGGTAGGTCGTCGCAATTTACCAACGAATAATCAAGAACATTATCTCGATGAAGGAACGGATCGTTATGATACGTATTACGAGATATCAGAGCAACAATACGGTGAAGAATCAGACGTTATCGAGCAAAACGAACATGAAGAAACCGTTGAATATGATGACAACGAGCAATCAATAGAACAGACGCTAGATAAAGAAAAAAATAATATTTCAAGAGATGAATTGCTAGGTTTATTAGAGGATGTTTTAAATAAAGATCGAAATAATAGAAAAAAAGATGAGTAA
- a CDS encoding NAD-dependent epimerase/dehydratase family protein, translating to MKTIKELEAKLSDPSEQLVNEIVQLEGDIMILGVGGKMGPSLAQLAKNAVDKAGVNKKVIGVSRFTSSEARLQLEESGIETISADLLNEEQLQALPDVKNIIYMVGKKFGTAGNESFTWAMNAYLPGRIAQKFQNSRIVVFSSGNVYPLTPLTLGGATEQNPTGPIGEYAQSCVGRERVFEHFSKKYKTPMVKIRLNYAIDLRYGVLLEVAKSVNEQKPIDLTMGHANVIWQGDANEIAIRSLSVCDTPPKTLNVTGPETVSLRWLAERMGEYLEEKPIFINEEQDIALLNNASQSNKLFGYPSVSLQEMIEWTVEWVKIDGETLGKPTHFQEREGAF from the coding sequence ATGAAAACAATAAAAGAATTAGAAGCTAAATTATCTGATCCTTCTGAACAATTGGTTAATGAAATTGTCCAACTCGAGGGTGACATTATGATTCTTGGTGTAGGCGGTAAAATGGGTCCAAGTTTAGCACAGCTTGCAAAAAATGCTGTTGATAAAGCTGGAGTAAACAAAAAGGTCATTGGTGTATCACGCTTCACGTCAAGCGAAGCACGATTACAATTAGAGGAATCTGGAATTGAGACGATTTCAGCTGATCTACTAAATGAAGAACAGCTACAGGCATTACCTGATGTGAAAAATATTATTTATATGGTAGGTAAAAAATTTGGAACAGCAGGAAATGAAAGTTTTACATGGGCGATGAATGCTTATCTTCCAGGGCGTATTGCTCAAAAATTTCAGAACTCTCGTATAGTTGTTTTTTCTTCTGGAAATGTATACCCTTTAACCCCTCTTACATTAGGAGGAGCGACAGAACAAAATCCAACAGGTCCTATTGGAGAGTATGCCCAATCATGTGTAGGGCGTGAACGTGTTTTCGAACATTTTTCGAAAAAGTACAAGACCCCGATGGTGAAAATCCGATTGAATTATGCGATTGATCTTCGGTATGGTGTTTTGTTAGAAGTTGCAAAATCGGTTAATGAACAAAAGCCGATTGATTTAACAATGGGGCATGCAAATGTCATCTGGCAAGGAGATGCGAATGAAATAGCTATCCGTTCATTGAGTGTTTGTGACACTCCACCCAAAACCCTTAATGTTACAGGGCCTGAAACTGTCTCTTTACGTTGGTTAGCAGAAAGAATGGGAGAATATTTAGAAGAGAAGCCGATCTTTATTAATGAAGAACAGGATATAGCACTACTTAATAATGCTTCGCAAAGTAATAAATTATTTGGTTATCCATCAGTTTCGTTACAAGAAATGATCGAGTGGACGGTAGAGTGGGTAAAAATCGACGGAGAAACATTGGGGAAACCAACCCATTTTCAAGAAAGAGAAGGAGCATTTTAA
- a CDS encoding glucosamine-6-phosphate deaminase, producing the protein MDIPESLITTTRVDQLDVNVYVHRKNIGVDAASHVVKKMKELLSQKENIRMIFAAAPSQNDFLHVLTHAEGIDWSRVTAFHMDEYIGLSEDAPQRFSKFLRERLFNIVQPGSVHLINSSNQVNDECKRYGDLIQEESIDIVCLGIGENGHIAFNDPPVADFQDEEIIKSVELDEECRQQQVNDGCFSTLDVVPHHALTLTIPTLMSGAHLYCVVPGKSKKQAVKKTLSGRVSTECPASILTTHPDCTLYLDVDSYGSEDNE; encoded by the coding sequence ATGGATATCCCAGAAAGCCTCATAACCACTACTAGAGTAGATCAGTTAGACGTAAACGTATATGTACATAGGAAAAATATAGGGGTAGATGCTGCCTCACATGTGGTAAAAAAAATGAAAGAATTATTATCACAAAAAGAAAACATCCGTATGATATTTGCTGCCGCACCATCACAAAATGACTTTTTGCACGTTTTGACTCATGCAGAAGGAATAGATTGGTCTCGTGTGACAGCCTTTCATATGGATGAGTATATAGGACTTTCAGAAGATGCTCCACAGAGATTTAGTAAATTTCTAAGAGAACGCTTATTTAATATCGTTCAGCCAGGCTCTGTTCATTTAATCAATAGCTCAAATCAGGTTAACGACGAATGCAAACGTTATGGAGACCTCATTCAAGAGGAGTCGATCGATATTGTTTGTTTAGGGATTGGTGAGAATGGCCATATCGCTTTTAATGACCCTCCCGTGGCTGACTTTCAGGATGAAGAGATTATAAAGTCGGTTGAATTAGATGAGGAGTGCAGACAGCAACAAGTCAATGACGGATGTTTTTCTACACTTGATGTAGTGCCCCATCATGCGTTGACGTTAACCATTCCAACGCTTATGTCGGGTGCTCATTTGTACTGCGTCGTTCCAGGAAAATCGAAAAAACAGGCGGTCAAAAAAACCTTGTCAGGTAGGGTATCAACAGAATGTCCAGCATCTATCTTAACAACACACCCAGACTGCACTTTATATCTTGATGTAGATTCATATGGAAGTGAAGATAATGAATAA
- a CDS encoding sugar phosphate isomerase/epimerase family protein → MHNPIGVISDGFQTELWESLRLAGNLNVEGVQIYAVSGEMDPGTIDNDTKKRLKEELLSNNLSISALCGDLGGHGFQDKRQNAQKIDKSKRILELAVELGTPVVTTHIGIIPEEKNEIYETMLEACEELGTFASSLNAYFAIETGPEPATRLKTFLDEQSTKGVSVNFDPGNMVMVTGDDPVQGVYTLKDYIVHTHAKDGRKLGPVDPRDVYGALGYKSMNHDVIAEMVESGTGFRETPFGEGAVEFDSYFQALKDIGYDGYLIVEREAGTNAYENIKQAVQFLQARKTV, encoded by the coding sequence ATGCATAATCCAATAGGAGTCATATCAGATGGATTCCAAACAGAGCTGTGGGAGAGCCTTCGTTTAGCAGGAAATTTAAATGTAGAAGGTGTGCAAATATACGCTGTATCTGGAGAAATGGATCCGGGAACGATTGATAATGACACAAAGAAACGATTGAAAGAAGAGTTACTTTCAAATAACTTATCCATTTCAGCTCTTTGTGGTGATTTAGGTGGTCATGGGTTTCAAGATAAAAGGCAAAATGCTCAAAAAATTGATAAGTCGAAACGTATATTAGAGCTTGCCGTCGAGCTTGGTACACCGGTTGTTACAACACATATCGGCATTATTCCAGAAGAAAAAAATGAAATATATGAAACGATGTTAGAGGCATGCGAAGAGCTTGGAACATTTGCCTCATCTTTAAATGCTTATTTTGCAATAGAAACTGGACCAGAACCTGCTACTAGGCTTAAAACATTTCTAGATGAGCAATCAACAAAAGGTGTTTCTGTAAATTTTGACCCAGGTAATATGGTGATGGTTACTGGAGATGACCCTGTACAAGGAGTATATACATTAAAAGATTATATTGTACACACGCACGCAAAAGATGGTAGAAAACTAGGCCCCGTTGACCCAAGAGATGTTTATGGTGCGCTTGGTTACAAATCGATGAATCATGATGTTATTGCCGAGATGGTAGAAAGTGGAACAGGTTTTAGGGAAACTCCATTTGGGGAAGGTGCAGTTGAATTTGATAGCTATTTTCAAGCTTTAAAAGATATTGGCTATGATGGTTATTTGATTGTGGAGAGAGAGGCAGGAACAAACGCCTATGAAAATATAAAACAAGCTGTACAGTTTTTACAGGCACGGAAAACTGTATAA
- the nagA gene encoding N-acetylglucosamine-6-phosphate deacetylase, translated as MNKQQEHPKVVEGIHYKTGKHTTITINKGKIADIQLTNSDHMDECIPWIGPGLIDLQINGYNGNDFNTLPLSIESIQRVVRGLWSEGVTSFYPTVITNSDQEIEEALRTIAKACSEDQHLNNSIAGIHLEGPFLSPEDGPRGAHQIEYIKSPDWTLLQRWQEAAGGRIKILTLSPEWPKSEVFIQKCTDSGVTVSIGHTSASIEQIDKAVEAGARMSTHLGNGAHLMMRRHPNYIWEQLAQDDLWTCMIADGFHLPRSVLKVMLKTKGEKAMLVSDAVFLSGLEPGEYTTHIGGEVVLTKEGKLHLKENSDLLAGSAQMLTWGIEHIVRSDVCSFPDAWEMASTRPATFMELPTKDGLKIGEQADLVLFEKDNGLQIRQTIKHGNVVYERS; from the coding sequence ATGAATAAACAACAGGAGCATCCTAAAGTAGTAGAGGGCATTCACTATAAAACAGGTAAGCATACGACAATCACTATCAACAAAGGAAAAATAGCAGATATTCAGTTAACTAATTCAGACCATATGGATGAGTGTATCCCTTGGATTGGTCCTGGATTGATAGATTTACAGATAAACGGATACAACGGAAACGATTTTAATACCTTGCCGCTTTCAATAGAATCGATTCAACGAGTAGTTAGAGGTTTATGGTCAGAAGGAGTGACATCTTTTTATCCCACGGTCATTACCAATAGTGATCAAGAGATTGAAGAAGCGCTAAGGACTATTGCTAAAGCATGTTCTGAAGACCAACATTTGAATAATAGTATAGCAGGGATTCATTTGGAAGGTCCGTTTCTTTCACCCGAAGATGGGCCACGTGGTGCTCACCAGATAGAGTATATCAAGTCACCAGACTGGACTCTTTTGCAAAGGTGGCAAGAAGCGGCAGGGGGTAGGATAAAAATCCTTACATTATCCCCAGAATGGCCAAAGTCTGAAGTGTTCATTCAAAAATGCACCGACAGTGGAGTTACTGTTTCTATTGGACATACAAGTGCATCAATAGAGCAAATTGATAAAGCTGTCGAGGCTGGAGCTAGAATGTCTACACATTTAGGAAACGGAGCTCATCTAATGATGCGGCGCCACCCCAATTATATTTGGGAACAATTGGCTCAAGATGATTTGTGGACCTGTATGATTGCTGACGGTTTTCACCTTCCAAGATCTGTACTGAAAGTTATGTTGAAAACGAAGGGCGAAAAAGCCATGTTGGTTAGTGATGCCGTCTTCCTCAGTGGGTTAGAGCCAGGTGAATATACTACTCACATTGGTGGGGAGGTTGTCCTTACAAAGGAAGGGAAACTCCATCTGAAGGAAAATTCAGATTTACTGGCTGGGTCAGCGCAAATGCTTACATGGGGAATTGAGCACATTGTTAGGAGCGACGTTTGCTCTTTTCCAGATGCGTGGGAAATGGCTTCTACTCGCCCGGCTACATTTATGGAATTGCCGACAAAGGATGGGTTAAAGATCGGGGAACAAGCCGATTTGGTACTCTTTGAAAAAGACAATGGATTACAAATACGACAGACAATTAAACATGGAAATGTTGTGTATGAAAGAAGTTGA
- a CDS encoding sugar phosphate isomerase/epimerase family protein has product MKIGVSSYSLLNALRSKELTVEAMFQWVKQIGGTHVEIVPLGFEATLESAPIIREQAKKVGVEISNYAISANFAVDDDNNYIEEIQRVKHQVDVAAALGVTHMRHDVAKRANGTITTFVNELDRLASACREITEYASSFNITTSIENHGFYIQGSDRVIALLDRVNHSNCRLTLDVGNFVCIDEEPAIAVKKCLPYASMVHVKDFYLREENDELIDGWIQTAGGKKIRGSIIGQGDVPINRIISIVKESGYNSWLSIEFEGMENCLDGTVTGFQYVKNQLNKEGAVYA; this is encoded by the coding sequence ATGAAAATTGGAGTGAGTTCCTATAGTTTATTGAATGCTCTCCGTTCTAAAGAATTGACTGTGGAAGCGATGTTTCAATGGGTTAAACAAATAGGAGGTACTCACGTTGAAATAGTACCACTCGGCTTTGAAGCCACGTTGGAATCAGCCCCAATTATCCGTGAACAAGCAAAAAAAGTAGGGGTAGAAATTTCTAACTATGCTATTAGCGCTAACTTTGCCGTTGACGATGACAATAACTATATAGAAGAAATTCAACGTGTCAAACATCAAGTTGATGTTGCTGCAGCATTGGGTGTTACCCATATGCGCCATGATGTTGCCAAAAGAGCAAACGGTACAATTACAACTTTTGTTAATGAACTGGACCGTCTAGCATCCGCATGTAGAGAGATTACTGAATATGCCTCATCGTTCAATATCACGACATCAATTGAAAATCATGGTTTTTATATACAAGGTAGTGATCGTGTCATTGCTTTACTAGATCGAGTCAATCACTCGAATTGCCGTCTAACTTTAGATGTAGGTAATTTCGTATGTATCGATGAAGAACCAGCAATAGCAGTGAAAAAATGTTTGCCGTATGCCTCAATGGTTCACGTTAAAGATTTTTATCTTCGAGAGGAGAATGATGAGTTAATAGATGGGTGGATTCAAACTGCAGGTGGCAAAAAAATCAGAGGATCGATCATCGGGCAAGGTGATGTACCGATTAATCGGATTATTTCAATAGTTAAAGAAAGCGGTTACAACAGCTGGCTTTCTATTGAATTTGAAGGAATGGAAAATTGCTTAGATGGTACAGTTACTGGTTTTCAATATGTTAAAAATCAATTGAACAAGGAAGGTGCAGTTTATGCATAA
- a CDS encoding GNAT family N-acetyltransferase: MLVPLYRLPQENPKREESWTIRKPLPPEKHKVISWVKEHFSKEWASECDVACSQTPPSCLIAVEDGKLLGFACYDVTYLNFFGPTGVDESVRGKGLGRQLLMASLHELKHKGYAYAIIGGVGPASFYKKVVSAIDIPDSDNGAYKGMLKKKEEENEQH; encoded by the coding sequence ATGTTAGTACCACTTTATCGCTTGCCACAAGAGAACCCGAAAAGAGAAGAGTCCTGGACAATACGGAAGCCACTACCACCGGAGAAACATAAGGTGATTTCATGGGTGAAAGAGCACTTTTCTAAAGAATGGGCAAGCGAATGTGATGTGGCATGTTCCCAAACACCACCTTCATGCCTTATTGCTGTAGAAGATGGAAAGTTGCTAGGTTTTGCTTGCTATGATGTCACCTATCTTAATTTTTTTGGGCCAACAGGGGTAGATGAATCGGTACGCGGAAAGGGTCTTGGACGTCAGTTGTTAATGGCGAGCTTACATGAATTGAAGCATAAGGGATATGCATACGCAATTATAGGTGGTGTAGGACCTGCATCATTTTATAAAAAGGTGGTTAGTGCCATTGATATACCAGATTCAGATAACGGTGCGTACAAAGGGATGTTAAAGAAAAAGGAGGAGGAAAATGAGCAGCATTAA
- a CDS encoding Gfo/Idh/MocA family protein, whose product MGKVRFAIVGCGVISEMHFKGIEETEEAELVAVCDYDREVTDKVSKKYHVPGYYNLEDLLKEDDIDVVSICTPSSLHAEQTILAAKARKHVLVEKPMAIHLKEIDRMIEACEENNVQLATVFPRRMSPQVQYVRDVIQEGRLGKLSLCSAYAKIYRSQEYYDSAGWRGTWEFDGGGAMMNQGIHTVDLLQWLTGPVSSLYGKARTVLRNIEVEDTVTALLNFDSGAMGVIEITTTATLNQPQRIEIHGERGSIILTGDDITTFKIDGEDVELPQFEPFKVLPDGHEVQIRDMAKAIQEGRKPIIIGPDGRHSLEIILGTYESSGNQVEISFSKG is encoded by the coding sequence ATGGGGAAAGTTAGGTTTGCGATTGTTGGCTGTGGTGTTATTTCTGAGATGCATTTTAAGGGTATAGAAGAAACGGAAGAAGCGGAATTGGTTGCAGTATGTGATTACGATCGGGAAGTAACTGATAAAGTTTCTAAAAAGTATCACGTACCGGGCTATTATAATTTGGAAGACTTGTTAAAAGAAGATGATATTGACGTAGTAAGTATATGTACACCAAGTTCACTTCATGCTGAACAAACTATATTAGCGGCGAAGGCCAGAAAGCATGTTTTGGTAGAAAAACCAATGGCTATTCATTTAAAAGAAATTGACAGGATGATTGAGGCTTGCGAAGAAAATAATGTTCAATTGGCGACGGTTTTTCCAAGAAGAATGTCGCCTCAGGTCCAGTATGTAAGAGACGTGATTCAAGAGGGGCGTCTTGGAAAGTTAAGTTTGTGTTCGGCATACGCCAAGATCTATCGAAGTCAAGAATATTATGATAGTGCAGGTTGGCGTGGCACTTGGGAATTTGATGGTGGCGGTGCAATGATGAATCAAGGCATCCATACAGTGGATTTATTGCAATGGCTAACGGGGCCTGTTTCTTCGTTGTATGGCAAAGCAAGGACTGTACTACGTAATATTGAAGTAGAGGACACAGTCACTGCCTTATTGAACTTTGACAGTGGTGCTATGGGTGTGATTGAAATAACCACTACCGCTACATTAAATCAACCACAAAGAATCGAAATACATGGTGAACGGGGATCGATTATCCTTACAGGAGATGACATTACCACTTTTAAAATTGATGGAGAAGATGTTGAATTGCCTCAATTTGAACCATTTAAGGTACTACCCGATGGGCATGAAGTGCAAATTCGTGATATGGCCAAGGCAATTCAGGAAGGTAGAAAGCCAATTATAATTGGACCAGATGGAAGACATTCTTTGGAGATTATTCTAGGAACGTACGAGTCTTCCGGAAATCAGGTGGAAATAAGCTTTTCGAAAGGCTAA
- a CDS encoding Gfo/Idh/MocA family protein — MSSINIGIIGTGSISQFHLDAYEANQNVKITAICDQNKKRANDIAQKYGAEYVFENYEDMLQLKELDAISICTWNNSHAKLSIASLKAGKHVLVEKPLCITVEEAEEIQHIAKETDRVVQVGVVRRFDPNTQMVKSFVDGEMFGDFYYAKASSLRRAGNPGGWFADKEKSGGGPLIDIGVHVIDLCWYLMGKPKPVSISANTYYELGNRSNVKHVPFYKAADYDPTKNNVEDMANSIIRFENGASLMLDVSFTLHATKDETAVKLYGTKGGIELAPELKIITEQHDTMLNILPQTVSPKLDVKKAFTNEINHFIECCQSGEEPISSLDDGVQMMRILNGIYESANRRQEITL; from the coding sequence ATGAGCAGCATTAATATAGGGATTATTGGGACAGGATCGATTTCACAATTTCATCTTGATGCATATGAGGCGAATCAAAATGTTAAAATTACTGCTATTTGTGATCAAAATAAAAAGCGCGCAAACGATATAGCACAAAAATATGGTGCGGAGTACGTATTTGAAAATTATGAAGACATGCTGCAGCTAAAAGAATTAGATGCCATAAGTATTTGCACTTGGAATAATTCTCATGCTAAATTGAGCATTGCTTCATTAAAGGCTGGAAAACATGTATTAGTAGAAAAGCCACTTTGTATAACTGTAGAAGAGGCTGAAGAGATTCAACATATCGCTAAGGAAACAGATAGGGTCGTACAAGTAGGGGTCGTTAGGAGATTTGATCCTAATACACAAATGGTGAAGAGTTTTGTGGATGGGGAGATGTTCGGGGACTTTTACTACGCAAAAGCTTCTTCATTACGTCGAGCAGGTAATCCTGGAGGATGGTTTGCAGATAAAGAAAAATCTGGTGGAGGTCCATTAATCGATATCGGCGTGCATGTTATTGACTTATGTTGGTATTTAATGGGGAAACCGAAACCTGTTTCAATTAGTGCGAACACCTACTATGAGCTAGGAAATCGGTCGAATGTGAAACATGTTCCTTTTTATAAAGCAGCTGATTATGACCCAACTAAAAATAATGTTGAAGATATGGCGAACTCTATAATTCGCTTTGAAAATGGTGCATCACTAATGTTGGACGTAAGCTTTACACTGCATGCAACGAAAGATGAGACCGCAGTGAAATTGTATGGCACAAAAGGAGGCATAGAACTTGCCCCAGAACTTAAGATAATAACTGAACAACATGATACAATGCTAAATATTTTGCCACAAACTGTTTCACCCAAATTAGATGTAAAAAAGGCCTTTACTAATGAAATAAATCATTTTATTGAATGCTGCCAATCAGGTGAAGAGCCGATTAGTTCGCTAGATGATGGAGTACAGATGATGCGAATTTTAAATGGCATCTATGAATCTGCTAATCGCCGTCAAGAAATTACCCTATAG